Genomic segment of Prochlorothrix hollandica PCC 9006 = CALU 1027:
GCAGCCAAGGCTTGATTCTGGGGGGCAGCTTGGATAATGCCCTGGTGTGCAGCCGGGAGGGCTGGATCAATCCGCCATTGCGCTTTGACAATGAGCCAGTGCGCCATAAATTGCTAGATTTATTAGGGGATCTATCCCTATTGGGCACCTTACCCCAAGCCCATATTTTGGCCTATAAAGCCAGCCATCGACTCCATCTGCAATTCGCCCAAGCCCTCCGCCAACGCCAGACCCACGATCGTCTCATCCCCTGACCCTTCAGCCCTTACCCTGCCATGCGGTTTAGTATCACCGACATCATTCAAAGCTATGCCCAAGGCTATTTTCTGATGGCAGAAGACAACGGTGATCTCAACTGGTATTCCAGTCGGCAACGGGCCTTAATTCCGTTGGATCATCGTTTTCGTTACCCTAAATCCCTCCAGCGGGTCCTGAATCAGGGACGGTTTCGCATGACCGTGAACCAGGACTTTAGGGGGGTGGTGCAGGGCTGCGCCGATCGCGAGGTCACCTGGATTTCCCAGGAACTCCAGGAGATTTACTATCAACTCCATGAGGCGGGCTGGGCCTATAGCTTTGAAGCATGGCAGGGGGATCAATTGGCGGGGGGAATTTTGGGCCTGGTGTTGGGGGGGGCGTTTATTGGCGAGTCGATGTTTTTTAAGATCCCCGATGGCTCCAAAGTCGCCCTAGTGACCCTGGTGAACCGCCTGCGATCGGGGGGATTTTTGTTGTTTGATGCCCAAATGAACAACCCCCATTTGGAACGATTTGGAGCCTATCTCATTGGCGATCGCGAATACCACACCCTACTGCGCAAAGCCCTCCAGCACCACTGCGTCTTAAAGGTCTAGCCCCCCTCAAAACCCTACCCAACCTCGCCCCGACTCCCTAATGCCAAATCAAGTCCGTTGAACTGGGCACCAGAAATCCCGTCGAACCGGACCAGGGTGACACGGGGGCAAGAACCCTACCCCCAAACCATCTGTCCAACAATCTCTCCTGACTGTCCTGACGGGATTGCCATCGTGCCCATGATCCGGCGTGGGGTTGGTGGTTCAGTAAAATCTCTTAGCAAGAATTGCCGATTTATTAAAATATACTAAATGACTTAAGATCCAGCATTATTAACTGAATAATTTAAAACTCGTCCTTAATCTAGTCGAAAAATGGAGAGTTTCACTCAAATAATGCTGTGTGGGGATGGCGATCGCTAGCATCTGTTGGCCTGGGTCGTGATGCCTAATTACATTGGCTGGATCCTGTTGAACGTTGTTCAGTCCTCCATGGGATTGTCGAGTTGTACTCGACCCTAAGCCGACTACAAGTCGGCTCTCCCAGGGGGATTGTCGATTTTCCCAGGGGGATTGTCGATTTTCCCAGGGGGATTGTCGATTTTCCCAGGGGGATTGTCGAGTTGTACTCGACATTATTAGAGTGAAACTCTCGAAAAATGGGGTATCAACTTAAGCCGGGACAGTGGGGTGCTCCGCGCCCCACTGTCCCGTTAATCTTGTCCCGCTTTAAGCGGGAACCCGAAAGATGTAGCTTATTGATCTGAACCTGCATCCTTTGATACCACTACCCCTAATCAAGGGCGGAAACTTCCCCTGGGCTAGAATCGAACCTCTTTTTACAATGGCACCAGACAATGGCACCAG
This window contains:
- the aat gene encoding leucyl/phenylalanyl-tRNA--protein transferase, with amino-acid sequence MRFSITDIIQSYAQGYFLMAEDNGDLNWYSSRQRALIPLDHRFRYPKSLQRVLNQGRFRMTVNQDFRGVVQGCADREVTWISQELQEIYYQLHEAGWAYSFEAWQGDQLAGGILGLVLGGAFIGESMFFKIPDGSKVALVTLVNRLRSGGFLLFDAQMNNPHLERFGAYLIGDREYHTLLRKALQHHCVLKV